A genomic segment from Thermotoga neapolitana DSM 4359 encodes:
- a CDS encoding DMT family transporter, whose translation MERFFAWLVIVLWGVSFLATKVVVQVLNPFLAGFLRFLLSFLFLSLVSGRPKIFNRDIFMAGFWGVFGYFAFENSALMFTEPTNAAIIVSSAPIFFLLFSHIVQKKKTTAGMYLGVLLSFLGVVLVILNGRFVLKLNPIGDLLAFGAALSWVFYTHHVERLGSLSFKENAGIMFWGMVLFLPFSAGKFHQVLDMNASVIVSLIYLGILCSGLAYFLWNRAIEKLGSRRTTNMIYYIPVVTAVVEHTVKMRFPSALLIGGVVLVVLGLSIFEREAEHETESSTDRMRKDRPEKARSCSD comes from the coding sequence TTGGAGAGGTTTTTTGCGTGGCTTGTGATAGTGCTCTGGGGTGTTTCTTTTCTTGCAACAAAGGTGGTTGTACAGGTTCTGAATCCTTTCCTTGCAGGCTTTTTGAGATTTCTGCTTTCTTTCCTCTTTCTGAGCCTGGTATCGGGAAGGCCGAAGATCTTCAACAGAGATATCTTCATGGCGGGTTTCTGGGGCGTTTTTGGTTACTTTGCCTTTGAGAACTCTGCTCTCATGTTCACAGAACCTACCAACGCTGCGATCATCGTCTCATCTGCTCCCATCTTCTTTCTTCTCTTCTCACACATCGTCCAGAAGAAGAAAACCACGGCGGGCATGTACCTTGGCGTGCTGCTTTCTTTTCTGGGAGTTGTCCTCGTCATACTGAACGGACGGTTCGTTCTCAAACTCAATCCGATTGGAGACCTTCTCGCCTTCGGGGCGGCCCTGTCGTGGGTCTTCTACACACACCATGTGGAAAGACTGGGAAGTCTTTCTTTCAAAGAGAACGCCGGTATCATGTTCTGGGGAATGGTTCTTTTTCTTCCCTTTTCTGCTGGAAAGTTCCATCAGGTGCTGGACATGAATGCCTCTGTAATCGTGTCTCTGATCTATCTTGGGATTTTGTGTTCTGGCCTTGCATACTTTCTCTGGAACAGGGCGATCGAGAAACTTGGAAGCAGGAGAACAACGAACATGATATACTACATACCAGTTGTAACGGCCGTGGTTGAACACACTGTGAAGATGAGGTTTCCGTCTGCTCTTTTGATCGGAGGAGTTGTGCTCGTTGTTCTGGGACTTTCCATCTTCGAAAGGGAGGCAGAACATGAAACTGAGAGTAGCACTGATAGGATGCGGAAGGATCGGCCAGAAAAAGCACGTTCCTGCTCTGATTGA
- a CDS encoding rhomboid family intramembrane serine protease, with translation MRKRAVYFILLFNAFIFVLMALSGVFSTREPILQMLLLLRYGAQYGPRVDAGDWFRLITALFVHGGILHILFNSYALYYFGLIVEDIYGSEKFLFSYFFTGVVGNIATHIFYHDTISVGASGAIFGLIGVLFAAGFRKDTPFFMKPVTGVSLLPIILINVVYGFLPGTNINNAAHLGGFLSGMLLGYTMKPFSWKRRALWKAIAILTVSLVVLSYVFLIRQIPEIDEAIRRFRAG, from the coding sequence ATGAGAAAAAGGGCTGTTTATTTCATTCTTCTGTTCAACGCGTTCATATTCGTGTTGATGGCGCTTTCCGGGGTTTTCTCCACAAGAGAGCCCATTCTTCAGATGCTTCTTCTTCTCAGATACGGTGCCCAGTACGGTCCCAGAGTCGATGCGGGAGACTGGTTCAGGTTGATCACGGCCCTCTTTGTCCACGGAGGAATCCTCCACATTCTCTTCAACTCCTATGCCCTATACTACTTCGGGCTGATCGTGGAGGACATATACGGTTCGGAGAAGTTCCTGTTCAGTTACTTTTTCACGGGAGTGGTTGGAAACATCGCAACGCACATTTTCTACCACGACACGATCTCTGTTGGTGCAAGTGGTGCGATCTTTGGCCTCATAGGAGTGCTCTTTGCGGCAGGCTTCAGAAAGGACACACCCTTTTTCATGAAGCCGGTGACCGGTGTTTCTCTTCTTCCCATCATTCTGATAAACGTGGTGTACGGGTTTCTTCCCGGAACGAACATCAACAACGCGGCGCACCTTGGAGGATTTCTGTCTGGGATGCTCCTTGGATACACAATGAAGCCCTTCTCGTGGAAGAGAAGGGCCCTCTGGAAAGCCATTGCCATTCTCACCGTTTCACTTGTGGTTCTCTCTTATGTTTTCCTGATCAGACAGATCCCGGAGATCGATGAGGCGATCAGAAGGTTCAGAGCAGGATGA
- a CDS encoding rod shape-determining protein has product MLRKDIGIDLGTANTLVFLKGKGIVVNEPSVIAIDSSTGEILKVGLEAKNMLGKTPATIKAIRPMKDGVIADYTVALVMLKYFINKAKNGFNFLKPRVVIGVPIGITDVERRAILDAGLEAGASKVFLIEEPMAAAIGSNLNVEEPSGNMVVDIGGGTTEVAVISLGSIVTWESVRIAGDEMDEAIMQYVRETYRVAIGERTAERVKIEIGNVFPSKENDELETTVSGIDLSTGLPRKLTLKGGEVREALRSVVVTIVESVRTTLEKTPPELVSDIIERGIFLTGGGSLLRGLDTLLQKETGISVIRAEEPLTAVAKGAGMVLEKVNILKKLQGAG; this is encoded by the coding sequence GTGTTAAGAAAAGACATAGGAATCGACCTTGGAACGGCGAATACGCTCGTTTTTCTCAAGGGAAAGGGTATCGTTGTGAACGAACCCTCCGTGATCGCGATAGATTCCTCTACAGGCGAAATACTGAAAGTTGGTCTCGAAGCGAAAAACATGCTGGGAAAAACACCGGCCACTATAAAGGCCATAAGACCCATGAAGGATGGAGTAATAGCCGACTACACCGTGGCTCTTGTGATGCTGAAGTACTTCATAAACAAGGCAAAAAACGGCTTTAATTTCCTCAAACCACGTGTTGTTATAGGTGTTCCTATAGGCATCACCGATGTGGAAAGAAGGGCCATACTGGATGCAGGACTCGAAGCCGGAGCGAGCAAGGTCTTTCTGATAGAAGAGCCCATGGCGGCAGCGATAGGTTCCAATCTCAACGTTGAAGAGCCCTCTGGAAACATGGTGGTGGATATCGGTGGTGGTACAACAGAGGTCGCCGTGATCTCCCTTGGCAGCATCGTCACCTGGGAGTCAGTGCGTATAGCAGGAGACGAGATGGATGAGGCCATCATGCAGTACGTGAGGGAAACGTACCGGGTGGCGATCGGTGAAAGAACAGCAGAGAGAGTGAAGATCGAAATAGGAAACGTTTTCCCGTCCAAAGAGAACGACGAACTCGAAACGACCGTTTCCGGAATAGATCTGTCTACAGGCCTTCCAAGAAAACTCACCCTGAAGGGTGGAGAGGTGAGAGAGGCCCTCAGAAGTGTCGTGGTCACAATTGTGGAGAGTGTGAGGACAACTCTGGAAAAGACACCTCCCGAACTCGTCTCTGACATCATAGAGCGGGGAATCTTCCTCACCGGTGGAGGTTCCCTTCTGAGGGGTCTGGACACGCTTCTTCAGAAAGAAACGGGCATCAGCGTGATCAGAGCAGAAGAGCCCCTCACAGCTGTTGCGAAAGGAGCGGGAATGGTCCTCGAGAAGGTGAACATCCTGAAGAAACTCCAGGGTGCTGGATGA
- a CDS encoding B12-binding domain-containing radical SAM protein, whose translation MRKPRRPQDFLEYEKVLGFKSKERQVENLKLEGDVRVALIVPNDYIVASSGLAFYYVQKLLNHHPRIRCERFFYDESFSKYYSLETQTPLDEFPIWLFSVSFENDLLNLLDLLKKKGIPLLWKDREEHHPLVVAGGAVTYLNTEFLLPVADAVYYGELEKHLEEFSEALTGEKKEDILKALAEIPSMNVPSLGKKHSEIATGVIVDEFLPHAHIVSDAGVFLGKLLVELGRGCIRRCAFCIFGKNLKPARFVRPDRFESLVEEIPWKEYGLISATITDYPWLNELLDVVERHQLKISVSSLRLDRLSERLLKVLKESGQRSFTIAPEAGSQKIRDILKKDITDEQIEIALKMARNVGFDRIKMYFIYGLEEETEEDLRAFRKIGELALQMGYREVHMSFNPLIPKPGTDFEERRMEPVDVLREKEKFLKEYLKGFRVDFESIRESVIQYTIARASREEIVEWVKSFENKKRFRKMIFNEGRKRLC comes from the coding sequence TTGAGAAAACCGAGAAGACCCCAGGATTTTTTGGAATATGAAAAGGTCCTGGGCTTCAAAAGCAAAGAAAGACAGGTTGAAAATCTGAAACTCGAGGGCGACGTTCGTGTCGCCCTCATTGTTCCCAACGATTACATCGTTGCAAGTTCTGGACTTGCCTTCTATTACGTTCAAAAACTTCTCAACCATCATCCACGTATCAGGTGCGAAAGGTTCTTCTACGACGAATCCTTTTCAAAATACTATTCTCTTGAGACACAGACTCCCCTTGATGAGTTTCCCATCTGGCTTTTCTCTGTGAGCTTTGAGAACGATCTTTTGAACCTCCTCGATCTTCTCAAAAAAAAGGGAATCCCTCTTCTCTGGAAAGACAGAGAAGAGCATCATCCCCTTGTTGTGGCAGGTGGTGCTGTGACCTATCTGAACACCGAGTTTCTTCTTCCCGTTGCTGATGCGGTCTACTACGGTGAGCTGGAAAAACACCTTGAAGAGTTCTCAGAAGCTCTCACCGGAGAGAAAAAAGAAGACATTCTGAAAGCACTCGCCGAGATTCCTTCGATGAACGTTCCTTCTCTGGGAAAGAAACACTCGGAGATAGCAACCGGTGTGATCGTAGATGAGTTTCTTCCCCATGCACACATCGTTTCGGATGCTGGTGTCTTTCTCGGAAAACTCCTGGTGGAGCTGGGAAGAGGCTGTATAAGAAGGTGTGCCTTCTGCATATTTGGAAAGAATTTAAAGCCCGCCCGGTTTGTGAGACCGGACAGGTTTGAGAGTCTTGTGGAGGAAATACCCTGGAAGGAATACGGGCTCATAAGTGCCACCATAACCGATTATCCATGGCTCAACGAACTCCTCGACGTTGTTGAAAGGCATCAGTTGAAGATCTCGGTCTCCTCCCTGAGACTCGACCGCCTTTCTGAAAGACTTCTGAAGGTACTGAAAGAATCGGGGCAGAGATCCTTCACAATAGCCCCGGAGGCCGGCTCTCAGAAGATCAGAGACATACTGAAGAAGGACATAACGGATGAACAGATCGAAATCGCCCTGAAAATGGCAAGAAACGTCGGTTTTGATAGAATAAAGATGTACTTCATATACGGTCTTGAAGAGGAAACAGAAGAAGACCTCAGGGCTTTCAGAAAGATAGGAGAGCTCGCACTCCAGATGGGCTACAGGGAGGTCCATATGAGCTTCAACCCTCTCATTCCAAAACCGGGAACGGACTTTGAAGAAAGAAGAATGGAGCCCGTGGATGTTCTGAGAGAAAAAGAAAAGTTTCTGAAAGAATATCTCAAAGGTTTCAGGGTTGACTTTGAGAGCATCAGAGAATCTGTGATACAGTACACGATAGCACGTGCTTCCAGAGAAGAGATAGTCGAGTGGGTGAAGTCGTTCGAAAACAAGAAGCGTTTCAGAAAGATGATCTTCAACGAAGGGAGGAAAAGGCTGTGTTGA
- a CDS encoding putative manganese-dependent inorganic diphosphatase gives MERVYVVGHRNPDTDSVCSAIGYAHYKAEVEKKKQFIPARCGELTNEALFVLDYFKVRPPIFLETLEPTVEDLELKDPIFVSPDTPVYDVAMLMEGKGIKNVPVVSRGKMIGVVTESNLARVYVRRLKIEPLVIHPVPLEQLVRVLKAEVVCDHLKEKTISGKVHIAVDALHVLLGKIEIGDVVIVGDNEPSQIALLEKGAKLMIIVNNAPVSSRVLEIAKEKGAAVLRVKFDAFGAAKLINLALPVTLVMSKKFPTVTKRDTLEDVKNIVFTSKLRAAFVEDEKGKLLGVITRTDLMKDVRKKVILVDHNEITQAPEGVEKAEILEIIDHHRLGGLSTLNPVFFYNEPVGSTSTIVTEFFLRDGVKMEREIAGVLLAGIVSDTLFFKLSTTTEKDRAMAGFLARITKLDLEKFAKKVLKEGMKIPENVDPLDLLKRDVKVYEMGEESFAVSQIMTSDFSVLLKEKEKFATALKSLKGELGVTHCFVLFTNPIEEASLVMVEGDQRILEKAFDGAEKKDGLFLLKGVMSRKKDFVPRIGDILRRER, from the coding sequence TTGGAAAGAGTGTACGTGGTGGGACACAGAAATCCGGACACGGACAGTGTGTGCTCTGCAATAGGGTACGCCCATTACAAGGCTGAAGTGGAAAAGAAAAAACAATTCATCCCAGCACGGTGCGGGGAGCTGACGAACGAAGCACTGTTTGTCCTCGATTATTTCAAGGTGAGGCCACCAATCTTTCTTGAAACGCTGGAGCCCACCGTTGAAGACCTCGAGTTGAAAGATCCGATCTTCGTCTCCCCTGACACACCGGTTTACGATGTCGCCATGCTGATGGAAGGAAAGGGAATAAAGAACGTTCCCGTAGTGTCCAGAGGGAAGATGATAGGAGTGGTCACAGAGAGCAACCTTGCCCGGGTTTATGTGAGAAGGTTGAAGATAGAACCACTAGTCATACATCCCGTTCCTCTTGAACAACTCGTCAGAGTGTTGAAAGCAGAAGTCGTGTGCGATCACCTGAAAGAAAAAACCATCTCCGGAAAGGTCCACATCGCCGTTGACGCGCTCCACGTGCTCCTTGGAAAGATCGAAATAGGTGACGTGGTCATTGTTGGAGACAACGAACCATCCCAGATAGCGCTTTTAGAAAAGGGAGCAAAACTCATGATAATCGTGAACAACGCGCCCGTTTCCAGCAGGGTACTTGAGATCGCAAAGGAGAAAGGTGCCGCCGTCCTGAGAGTGAAGTTCGACGCTTTCGGTGCGGCAAAGCTCATAAACCTGGCTCTTCCTGTGACACTGGTGATGAGCAAAAAATTTCCAACGGTGACCAAAAGAGACACGCTCGAAGACGTGAAAAACATCGTGTTCACCTCCAAACTGAGGGCAGCGTTCGTGGAGGACGAAAAAGGAAAACTTCTTGGTGTGATAACGAGAACAGACCTGATGAAGGATGTGAGAAAAAAGGTCATCCTGGTGGACCACAACGAGATCACACAGGCGCCGGAGGGCGTGGAAAAGGCGGAGATCCTTGAGATCATCGACCATCACAGGCTCGGTGGTTTGAGTACCCTGAACCCCGTCTTTTTCTACAACGAACCCGTGGGCAGCACCTCCACGATCGTCACGGAGTTTTTCCTGAGAGACGGTGTGAAGATGGAAAGAGAAATCGCCGGGGTTCTTCTTGCCGGGATCGTATCCGACACCCTCTTCTTCAAGCTTTCCACGACGACAGAGAAAGACAGAGCGATGGCAGGTTTCCTTGCCAGGATCACAAAGCTCGATCTGGAAAAGTTCGCAAAAAAGGTGCTGAAGGAAGGAATGAAGATCCCGGAAAACGTCGATCCCCTCGATCTGCTGAAGAGGGACGTGAAGGTGTACGAGATGGGTGAGGAATCATTTGCAGTTTCCCAGATCATGACGTCAGATTTCTCCGTCCTTTTGAAAGAAAAAGAAAAGTTCGCTACTGCCCTGAAGAGCCTCAAAGGAGAGCTCGGTGTGACGCACTGTTTTGTTCTCTTCACCAATCCGATAGAAGAGGCGAGCCTTGTGATGGTGGAGGGAGATCAGAGGATACTGGAGAAAGCCTTCGATGGTGCAGAAAAGAAAGACGGTCTCTTCCTTTTGAAGGGTGTCATGTCCAGAAAGAAGGATTTTGTTCCAAGGATCGGAGATATCCTGAGAAGGGAGAGATGA
- a CDS encoding penicillin-binding transpeptidase domain-containing protein, with protein MKNRLILLFMALSFVLIIIKAFQVQILEHEEHRKYLELLQTRIVKVPAPRGKILTSDGKVLARDEEVYVLDPWLNNIDELKKTGLLTSEEVLRLIRGEKVVLDKARADVLSKKGVRISLDYRRRYTLTASHVVGYVNVDRKGMYGVERVYDEFLTGIEGAKMVFVEPSGRVTSEVMKSPPKPGEDITLTIDSRIQKVAEKSLEEAGKPGAVILSRVKTGEILALASFPEYNPQDFYEGFTRREWERLLRDSPSPLINRAISSVYNPGSAIKVLWALAALLNGIDPNEKIDCHGVFNYRNSKGEVVARYRDWKEEGHGPTDLRKAIRVSCNVYFYQLGLKLGVEKMTETARKFGIFEKTGIDLPGEKEGLLPTPGWKIEKVGEPWYPGDTILMSIGQGYLEVTPVELLKLVSLVANEGVFYRPHVVKKIGSEEVKPEIETQIQIDEKIWTFLKDAMVDVTSFRGNEEEDPGTAYHVFRGFPYRVAGKTGTAETSNGDPHSWFVGFAPAEDPEVAIVVMVEHGGYGSGAAAQIAKEVLSEYFKLRESVRETHASSHSQD; from the coding sequence GTGAAGAACAGATTGATATTGCTTTTCATGGCACTTTCGTTCGTTCTGATCATCATCAAGGCTTTTCAGGTTCAGATCCTCGAGCACGAGGAACACAGAAAGTATCTGGAACTTCTTCAGACGAGGATTGTGAAGGTGCCTGCTCCCAGAGGAAAGATCCTCACCAGTGATGGAAAGGTCCTTGCCAGAGACGAGGAGGTGTACGTTCTCGATCCGTGGTTGAACAACATCGATGAACTGAAAAAAACAGGTCTTCTCACATCAGAGGAGGTCCTTCGTCTCATAAGGGGTGAAAAGGTCGTTCTCGATAAGGCACGTGCGGACGTTCTTTCAAAAAAGGGAGTGCGCATCAGTCTGGACTACAGAAGAAGATACACCCTCACTGCATCTCACGTTGTGGGGTACGTGAACGTGGACAGAAAGGGTATGTACGGTGTTGAACGTGTTTACGATGAGTTTCTGACGGGAATCGAAGGAGCAAAGATGGTGTTCGTGGAACCCTCCGGGAGGGTCACCTCAGAAGTGATGAAAAGCCCTCCAAAGCCAGGAGAGGACATAACGCTCACCATCGACTCCAGGATACAGAAAGTCGCGGAAAAATCCCTGGAAGAAGCTGGAAAACCAGGTGCCGTGATTCTCTCCAGAGTGAAGACAGGAGAAATTCTCGCTCTGGCTTCTTTCCCGGAGTACAATCCCCAAGACTTCTATGAAGGGTTCACAAGGAGGGAATGGGAAAGACTACTGAGAGATTCTCCCTCTCCTCTCATCAACAGGGCGATCTCTTCTGTCTACAATCCTGGCTCTGCCATCAAAGTCCTCTGGGCTCTGGCTGCTCTTTTGAACGGGATCGATCCGAACGAAAAGATCGACTGCCACGGAGTGTTCAACTACAGGAACAGTAAAGGAGAGGTTGTTGCAAGGTACAGGGACTGGAAAGAAGAAGGGCACGGCCCAACAGATCTCAGAAAGGCGATCAGGGTCTCCTGCAACGTCTACTTCTATCAACTCGGATTGAAACTCGGTGTTGAAAAGATGACGGAGACCGCAAGAAAGTTTGGAATTTTCGAAAAAACAGGGATAGACCTTCCCGGAGAAAAGGAAGGCCTTCTTCCAACGCCTGGGTGGAAGATTGAAAAGGTCGGAGAACCATGGTATCCCGGTGACACCATCTTGATGTCCATCGGCCAGGGATACCTCGAGGTCACCCCCGTAGAACTTTTGAAACTCGTCTCACTTGTGGCAAACGAAGGTGTGTTCTACAGGCCACACGTGGTCAAAAAGATCGGCTCAGAAGAGGTGAAACCAGAGATCGAAACACAGATTCAGATCGACGAGAAAATCTGGACTTTCCTCAAAGATGCCATGGTCGATGTGACATCTTTCAGGGGAAACGAAGAGGAAGACCCCGGAACCGCGTACCACGTGTTCAGGGGTTTTCCCTACAGGGTGGCTGGGAAAACGGGGACGGCAGAGACTTCAAACGGTGATCCACACTCGTGGTTTGTGGGCTTTGCCCCTGCCGAGGATCCCGAGGTTGCGATCGTTGTGATGGTGGAACATGGAGGTTACGGTTCTGGTGCAGCCGCCCAGATTGCAAAAGAGGTCCTTTCAGAATACTTCAAACTGAGAGAAAGTGTCCGAGAAACTCACGCGTCCTCTCACTCTCAGGATTAG
- a CDS encoding Gfo/Idh/MocA family protein — translation MKLRVALIGCGRIGQKKHVPALIETRDLFDTVAVCDLVEERMNVAADQFEKAGLKRPETVKDYREILRRDDIDVVSIATESGKHYQMTMEALESGKHVLVEKPMALSTRHMNEMVELSKRKNLKLGVFFQNRFNPPVQEVRKKLDSGAFGRVFYASVAVRWNRNEAYYRQAKWRGTWEMDGGVLMNQSTHAIDLLQWFLGGEIEEIYGHIANTNHPYIEAEDTGFAIVKFKGGKTGLIEATSNVFPRNLEETLAIFGEKGTVVVGGLAVNRILTWRFEKEESHPFMNLPDPDTVYGDSHKYVYRDFYEAVLKDRKPYISGEDGKKAVEIVLGIYKSFLEGRPVKYPFDFSTEEMKGVKL, via the coding sequence ATGAAACTGAGAGTAGCACTGATAGGATGCGGAAGGATCGGCCAGAAAAAGCACGTTCCTGCTCTGATTGAAACGAGGGATCTTTTCGATACGGTGGCCGTATGCGATCTGGTGGAAGAGAGGATGAACGTGGCCGCCGATCAGTTTGAGAAAGCGGGTCTTAAAAGACCTGAGACTGTGAAGGATTACAGGGAAATTCTCAGAAGAGACGACATAGATGTTGTATCCATCGCAACAGAGAGCGGAAAGCACTATCAAATGACGATGGAGGCACTGGAGAGCGGAAAGCACGTTCTTGTGGAAAAACCCATGGCACTCTCTACACGGCACATGAACGAGATGGTGGAACTTTCGAAGAGAAAGAACCTGAAACTCGGTGTGTTCTTTCAGAACCGGTTCAATCCGCCTGTGCAGGAGGTCAGAAAAAAGCTGGATTCTGGGGCTTTCGGAAGGGTGTTCTATGCGTCCGTGGCGGTGAGGTGGAACAGAAACGAAGCGTACTACAGGCAGGCAAAATGGAGGGGTACCTGGGAGATGGATGGAGGAGTGCTGATGAACCAGTCCACCCACGCCATAGACCTCCTTCAGTGGTTTCTCGGTGGAGAGATCGAGGAGATATACGGCCACATAGCGAACACGAACCACCCTTACATAGAGGCTGAAGACACCGGGTTTGCCATTGTGAAGTTCAAAGGAGGAAAAACGGGTCTGATAGAAGCAACAAGTAACGTGTTCCCGAGAAATCTCGAGGAAACACTCGCCATCTTTGGAGAAAAAGGAACCGTCGTCGTTGGAGGGCTTGCGGTCAACAGGATCCTCACCTGGAGGTTCGAAAAAGAAGAGTCCCATCCGTTCATGAACCTGCCAGATCCGGACACGGTGTATGGAGACAGTCACAAGTACGTGTACAGAGACTTCTACGAAGCGGTCCTCAAAGACAGAAAACCCTACATCTCAGGAGAAGATGGAAAGAAGGCTGTGGAGATAGTGCTCGGGATATACAAGTCCTTCCTGGAGGGAAGACCGGTGAAGTATCCGTTCGATTTTTCCACAGAGGAAATGAAGGGAGTAAAGCTGTGA
- a CDS encoding thioesterase family protein, producing MEFDFLEGKRLTEDVALDETMAWNEDVMMLDLHLVSTSALMGVVHRVSYDLLSRYLPDDYTAVVVESCVRHVKAIPTGTRVAVGVRVIGVTGNRVKFRGIVMSGDEKILEAEFVRAIVSRNYLRRVALEKTEKTPGFFGI from the coding sequence ATGGAATTTGACTTTCTTGAGGGAAAGAGGCTAACGGAAGACGTGGCGCTCGATGAAACGATGGCATGGAATGAGGACGTGATGATGCTCGATCTTCATCTTGTCTCCACATCTGCTCTCATGGGAGTTGTACACAGGGTGTCCTACGACCTTTTGAGCAGATACCTTCCCGACGACTACACGGCTGTTGTCGTGGAAAGCTGTGTAAGGCATGTGAAAGCCATTCCCACAGGAACAAGAGTAGCTGTTGGTGTGAGGGTGATCGGAGTCACAGGAAACCGGGTGAAGTTCAGGGGAATCGTGATGAGTGGCGATGAAAAAATTCTGGAGGCAGAATTTGTAAGAGCTATCGTTTCCAGGAATTACTTGCGGAGGGTAGCGCTTGAGAAAACCGAGAAGACCCCAGGATTTTTTGGAATATGA
- a CDS encoding nucleotide sugar dehydrogenase has product MLKEKLVSRTAVVGVIGLGYVGLPLAVEKAKAGYRVIGFDIQKKRVDMVNAGINYIGDVVDEELKDLVEKGMIRATTDFSELKNCDVATICVPTPLGKYKEPDLTYVINTAKEIAKYLHREMLVVLESTTYPGTTEEVVLPILESTGLKVGEDFYLAFSPERVDPGNRIYKTKNTPKVVGGVTEKCTELAKILYENVLEAPVHTVSSPRAAEMSKVLENTFRLVNISLINEVAILARRMGINIWEVIDAAATKPFGFMPFYPGPGAGGHCIPIDPFYLAYKAKEYDVRLDLVEMAGEINDFMPEYVVMRVQDILNERKKPLNGSKVLLLGVAYKGDIDDVRESPALKVWDHLEKKKAIVEFFDPYVPEVKRGEKIHRRVELTEEYLKSVDIVVITTAHKNGVDYNFVVKHAPVVFDTKNITKDVKENREKIILL; this is encoded by the coding sequence GTGTTGAAGGAAAAACTTGTGAGCAGAACGGCAGTGGTAGGTGTCATCGGTCTTGGATACGTGGGACTTCCTCTGGCCGTGGAGAAAGCAAAAGCAGGATACAGAGTGATCGGCTTCGATATCCAGAAAAAGAGGGTCGATATGGTGAACGCGGGAATAAACTACATAGGGGACGTGGTGGATGAAGAGCTAAAGGATCTTGTGGAAAAGGGGATGATCAGGGCCACCACAGATTTTTCTGAACTGAAAAACTGCGACGTTGCAACGATCTGTGTCCCGACCCCACTGGGAAAATACAAAGAGCCCGATCTGACCTACGTGATAAACACCGCCAAAGAGATAGCAAAGTACCTCCACAGGGAAATGCTCGTTGTCCTTGAGAGCACGACCTACCCCGGTACCACAGAGGAGGTCGTTCTTCCCATACTGGAGTCCACTGGTTTGAAAGTAGGAGAAGATTTCTACCTTGCGTTCAGTCCAGAGAGGGTGGACCCTGGAAACAGAATCTACAAGACGAAGAACACACCGAAGGTGGTGGGTGGAGTCACAGAAAAGTGCACTGAACTTGCGAAGATCCTCTACGAGAACGTGCTCGAAGCACCGGTGCACACCGTCTCCTCCCCAAGAGCAGCGGAGATGTCAAAAGTACTCGAAAACACTTTCAGACTCGTGAACATCTCACTCATAAACGAGGTGGCGATCCTTGCAAGAAGGATGGGAATCAACATATGGGAAGTGATAGACGCTGCCGCTACGAAGCCCTTTGGTTTCATGCCCTTCTATCCCGGTCCTGGAGCGGGTGGCCACTGCATACCGATAGATCCATTCTACCTCGCTTACAAGGCAAAAGAGTACGACGTGAGACTCGATCTTGTGGAGATGGCAGGGGAGATAAACGATTTCATGCCCGAGTACGTTGTGATGAGGGTCCAGGACATACTCAACGAGAGAAAAAAACCTCTGAACGGCTCGAAGGTCCTTCTCCTCGGGGTTGCCTACAAGGGCGATATAGACGACGTGAGGGAGTCACCTGCCCTCAAGGTATGGGATCATCTCGAAAAGAAAAAAGCGATCGTCGAGTTCTTCGACCCCTACGTTCCTGAGGTGAAGAGAGGAGAGAAAATCCACAGAAGGGTCGAACTCACAGAAGAGTACCTGAAGAGCGTGGACATCGTCGTGATAACAACTGCTCACAAAAACGGAGTGGATTACAACTTCGTTGTAAAGCACGCACCCGTTGTCTTCGACACCAAGAACATCACAAAGGATGTGAAGGAAAACAGAGAAAAGATCATCCTGCTCTGA